From a region of the Lactuca sativa cultivar Salinas chromosome 4, Lsat_Salinas_v11, whole genome shotgun sequence genome:
- the LOC111892274 gene encoding sister chromatid cohesion protein PDS5 homolog D — MEYICPVSELEQQLRETGEQLALHPSSTSELLDILDKTEQLLTFVSQAPSLKMQGALVPSMGALISNELLKHSDVDVKVSVASCLCEVARITAPEPPYKDEIMKDIFQLNVMAFGELSNVTGRNYYKAIHILQSVAKVKSCLLMLDLECDALILEMFEQFLSRIRTNHPQSVFSDMESIMTMVLEESDEIASQLLSLLISHVRKENQNVSPAPWKLAEKVLRNCHDTLKPYSSTLVELIEADSDDYAEIVSTLCQNELMEKKPTKSNNFHKRDANTLMHSHSKKQKHIDTQKVSKKIEDYHKNQIKGKDLEASQNLNSPHETHSSKGRPKNKKVNSSQDSKPKLVQDSKEDLRKTRFQDKASNSAKLKEKSQGMKKSLTSNSSVIKKEDDIIYKGLGNGKQLVGHRIKVWWPLDKMYYEGAVSSYNPVDKKHKVLYADGDEEVLDLRVEKWIILDKSSPHKEKSSDLPTPMTTSSTKRLKQKGKRKLEFSPMEEDNMNSPKSSSLKTKPTKEDDITNSSTNEVVEINDASSTEKMDPIPTTEVEEETKIKTERLEEL; from the exons ATGGAGTATATCTGTCCAGTTAGCGAACTGGAGCAACAGCTTAGAGAAACTGGTGAACAGCTTGCATTGCACCCTTCTTCCACCAGTGAGCTTCTAGACATTCTCGAT AAAACCGAGCAACTTTTGACATTTGTGAGTCAAGCACCATCTCTCAAAATGCAAGGTGCACTTGTGCCTTCGATGGGGGCCTTGATTTCCAATGAACTGTTAAAGCATTCAGATGTGGATGTTAAAGTTTCAGTAGCATCATGTCTTTGTGAAGTAGCAAGAATAACTGCACCAGAACCACCTTATAAGGATGAAATTATGAAG GATATCTTCCAGCTCAATGTGATGGCTTTTGGGGAACTTTCAAATGTTACGGGTCGCAATTATTATAAAGCCATTCACATTCTTCAATCTGTTGCTAAAGTGAAATCATGCTTGTTGATGTTGGACCTTGAGTGTGATGCTTTGATCCTTGAGATGTTTGAGCAGTTTTTAAGTAGAATTAG GACAAATCACCCACAGTCTGTATTTTCAGACATGGAAAGTATAATGACTATGGTTCTTGAAGAAAGTGATGAAATTGCTTCACAGCTTCTTTCCCTTCTCATTTCTCATGTCAGAAAAGAAAACCAG aATGTTTCCCCTGCTCCTTGGAAATTAGCAGAAAAGGTGTTGAGAAACTGTCATGATACACTCAAACCCTATTCTTCAACTTTAGTAGAACTCATAGAGGCGGATTCTGATGATTATGCTGAAATAGTCTCTACCCTTTGTCAAAATGAACTTatg GAAAAGAAACCAACAAAGAGTAATAATTTTCACAAAAGGGACGCGAATACCCTCATGCATTCTCACTCCAAGAAGCAAAAACATATCGATACACAAAAAGTTTCAAAGAAAATAGAGGATTATCATAAAAATCAGATAAAGGGTAAAGATTTGGAAGCTTCTCAAAATCTTAACTCACCCCATGAAACCCATTCATCAAAAGGGAGACCAAAAAACAAgaaagtcaactcaagtcaagaTTCTAAACCTAAATTGGTTCAAGATTCAAAGGAAGATTTGAGGAAAACTAGGTTTCAGGATAAAGCTTCAAATTCTGCAAAACTGAAAGAAAAATCTCAAGGCATGAAAAAATCGTTGACTTCAAACAGTTCAGTCATAAAAAAGGAGGATGATATCATATACAAG GGTCTTGGAAATGGGAAACAATTGGTGGGACATAGGATAAAGGTTTGGTGGCCACTGGACAAAAT GTATTACGAAGGTGCTGTTTCATCTTATAATCCTGTTGACAAGAAGCACAAG GTGTTATATGCTGATGGTGATGAAGAAGTTCTGGATTTACGTGTTGAAAAGTGGATTATACTTGATAAGTCATCACCTCATAAA GAGAAATCTTCTGATTTACCAACCCCAATGACAACTTCGTCCACCAA GCGTCTAAAGCAAAAGGGGAAAAGAAAGCTAGAATTCTCACCAATGGAAGAAGACAACATGAATTCACCAAAAAG CTCCTCATTGAAAACAAAACCTACAAAAGAAGATGACATAACAAATAGTTCAACCAATGAAGTTGTTGAGATAAATGATGCTTCTTCTACTGAAAAGATGGACCCAATTCCCACCACAGAAGTTGAAGAAGAAACCAAAATAAAGACAGAAAGATTGGAAGAATTATAG
- the LOC111892303 gene encoding clavaminate synthase-like protein At3g21360 — protein MAEEASFFSEVVGLQQQKSDDGVVFPAVLFPNPNASKPVQLTDAIKANKPWLDSLLHRSGAILFRGFPVSTASDFNDVVNSSGYEDFPYGAGVLATRTKVCDRVYTANEAPPDQMIGFHHESSHASEFPSKLFFFCEIEPGRGGETCIVLSHVIYEKMKGKHPEFVEQMEEKGLTYSRVIGEEFDPSSPVGRGWKAAFMTDDKSVAEERATELGMKLEWIGDEVKVIIGPMPSFRYNEVRQKKTWFNRLAVSYGGLKDKLNDDPTKAVVFGDGEQLPLDAVNDLLKMLDEECVALQWCKGDLLLLDNLAVLHSRRPLLAPPRRILASFCK, from the exons ATGGCAGAAGAAGCAAGCTTCTTCAGTGAAGTCGTAGGTTTGCAGCAGCAGAAATCTGATGATGGAGTCGTCTTCCCCGCAGTTCTCTTCCCTAACCCTAACGCTTCCAAGCCTGTTCAATTAACAGACGCCATTAAAGCTAACAAACCATGGCTTGATTCTCTGCTCCATAGATCTGGTGCGATTCTCTTCAGAGGCTTCCCTGTGTCCACCGCCTCCGATTTCAACGACGTCGTTAACTCCTCCGGCTACGAAGACTTCCCCTACGGCGCCGGTGTTTTAGCAACCAGGACGAAAGTTTGCGATCGTGTGTATACTGCGAATGAAGCACCACCGGACCAGATGATCGGCTTCCATCACGAATCGTCCCAT GCTAGCGAATTTCCTTCGAAATTGTTTTTCTTCTGTGAAATCGAACCAGGAAGGGGAGGAGAAACATGTATAGTTCTGAGCCATGTGATTTACGAGAAGATGAAAGGGAAGCATCCAGAATTTGTGGAGCAAATGGAAGAGAAAGGATTGACTTACAGCAGAGTTATCGGAGAAGAATTCGACCCTTCATCGCCGGTAGGACGTGGCTGGAAGGCGGCATTCATGACGGATGACAAGAGCGTGGCGGAGGAAAG GGCTACCGAGTTGGGAATGAAACTAGAATGGATTGGGGATGAAGTAAAAGTTATAATAGGACCCATGCCCAGTTTCAGATACAACGAGGTGCGACAAAAAAAGACATGGTTCAACCGTCTAGCGGTTTCGTATGGGGGATTGAAGGATAAGCTAAATGATGATCCGACAAAAGCAGTTGTTTTTGGTGACGGTGAACAATTGCCTCTTGATGCTGTTAATGACTTATTAAAGATGTTGGATGAAGAGTGTGTTGCATTACAATGGTGTAAAGGAGATCTTCTACTACTCGATAATCTGGCAGTTCTTCATTCACGAAGACCATTGCTCGCTCCACCCCGTCGTATACTTGCTTCATTTTGCAAGTGA